The Candidatus Methylomirabilota bacterium genome includes a window with the following:
- the hisB gene encoding imidazoleglycerol-phosphate dehydratase HisB, which yields MVRQARVERKTKETEVTLHLNLDGTGASKVRTPIPFFSHMLEAWSKHGLMDLGVEASGDVEVDIHHTVEDVGIVLGQALREALGDKKGIARYGTAFVPMDEALISASVDVSGRPYLVFNVPVARTRVSNFDLDMLPEFFRAFAFNAEITLHVTMQYGHNLHHITEAVFKAVGRALAEATRLNPRIAGVVPSTKGSL from the coding sequence CTGGTCCGGCAGGCGCGCGTCGAGCGGAAGACCAAGGAGACCGAGGTCACGCTGCACCTGAACCTGGACGGGACCGGCGCGTCCAAGGTCAGGACACCGATCCCGTTCTTCAGCCACATGCTGGAGGCGTGGTCGAAGCACGGGCTCATGGACCTCGGGGTCGAGGCCAGCGGCGACGTCGAGGTGGACATCCACCACACCGTGGAGGATGTCGGGATCGTCCTGGGCCAGGCGCTGCGCGAGGCGCTCGGCGACAAGAAGGGGATCGCCCGCTACGGTACCGCGTTCGTTCCCATGGACGAGGCGCTGATTTCGGCGTCCGTCGACGTCTCCGGCCGCCCCTACCTCGTCTTCAACGTGCCGGTGGCGCGCACCCGGGTGTCGAACTTCGACCTGGACATGCTCCCGGAGTTCTTTCGCGCGTTCGCCTTCAACGCGGAGATCACGCTGCACGTCACGATGCAGTACGGCCACAATCTGCATCACATCACCGAGGCGGTCTTCAAGGCGGTCGGGCGGGCCCTGGCGGAGGCGACCCGGCTCAACCCGCGGATCGCCGGCGTCGTTCCCTCGACCAAGGGGAGCCTGTGA
- the hisD gene encoding histidinol dehydrogenase, with the protein MIRTLDARSLGVERVAGALARPPARVAPEIQRAVEGIVDAVRARGDAALLELTARFDGFSAPAAAALAIPRGEFEAAERAVSPAARAALVYAAERIERYHAAALPKSWRVTDEHGSVLGQEVRPIERVGIYVPGGRAAYPSTVLMTAVPARVAGVPEIVLATPPGPEGRVNETVLAAARIAGVTEGYRIGGAQAIAALAYGTATIRRVDKIVGPGNIYVALAKSRVFGEVGIDMVAGPSEVVVVADAGADPEEVAADLLAQAEHDPMARAVLITDTPDLLPGIGVALERQLARLPRRAIAAEALAANGALIVVASLDQAVELANRLAPEHLELLVRVPQALLPRVRHAGAVFVGGQTPEVVGDYVAGPSHVLPTGGTARFSSPLGAEDFVKRSSIIEYSRAGLAAALPHLRTLTDIEGLGGHRAAAEVRAKGDTA; encoded by the coding sequence ATGATCCGGACCCTGGACGCGCGGAGCCTCGGCGTCGAGCGCGTGGCCGGCGCCTTGGCGCGCCCTCCCGCCCGCGTGGCCCCCGAGATCCAGCGCGCCGTCGAGGGCATCGTGGACGCGGTGCGAGCGCGGGGGGATGCCGCACTGCTGGAGCTGACGGCGCGCTTCGACGGCTTCTCCGCCCCCGCCGCAGCGGCGCTGGCGATCCCCCGCGGGGAGTTCGAGGCCGCCGAACGGGCGGTGTCGCCGGCGGCTCGGGCGGCGCTGGTGTACGCCGCCGAGCGGATCGAGCGCTACCACGCGGCGGCGCTGCCCAAGTCCTGGCGCGTCACCGACGAGCACGGCTCCGTCCTCGGCCAGGAGGTGCGCCCCATCGAGCGCGTGGGCATCTACGTGCCCGGCGGGCGCGCGGCCTATCCGTCCACGGTGCTGATGACGGCCGTTCCCGCGCGGGTGGCGGGCGTGCCGGAGATCGTGCTGGCGACGCCGCCGGGGCCGGAAGGGCGCGTGAACGAGACGGTGCTGGCGGCCGCGCGGATCGCCGGCGTCACCGAGGGCTATCGGATCGGCGGCGCCCAGGCGATCGCGGCGCTCGCCTACGGCACCGCGACCATTCGTCGCGTCGACAAGATCGTGGGCCCGGGCAACATCTACGTGGCCCTGGCCAAGAGCCGCGTCTTCGGCGAGGTGGGCATCGACATGGTGGCCGGACCGAGCGAGGTCGTGGTCGTGGCCGACGCCGGCGCCGATCCGGAGGAAGTCGCCGCCGACCTGCTGGCCCAGGCCGAGCACGACCCGATGGCCCGCGCCGTGCTCATCACCGATACGCCCGATCTGCTGCCGGGCATCGGCGTCGCGCTCGAGCGCCAGCTGGCGCGGCTGCCGCGGCGGGCGATCGCCGCCGAGGCCCTGGCGGCGAACGGGGCGCTGATCGTCGTGGCCTCGCTCGACCAGGCCGTCGAGCTGGCCAATCGGCTGGCGCCCGAGCACCTCGAGCTGCTGGTGCGGGTGCCCCAGGCGCTGCTGCCGCGCGTGCGGCACGCGGGCGCGGTGTTCGTCGGCGGCCAGACGCCCGAAGTCGTGGGCGATTACGTGGCGGGGCCGAGCCACGTGCTGCCCACGGGCGGCACCGCGCGCTTCTCCTCGCCGCTCGGCGCCGAGGACTTCGTCAAGCGGTCGAGCATCATCGAATACTCGCGCGCGGGCCTGGCGGCGGCCCTGCCGCATCTGAGGACGCTGACCGATATCGAGGGCCTCGGCGGCCACCGGGCCGCGGCGGAGGTCCGCGCAAAGGGAGACACCGCATGA
- the hisG gene encoding ATP phosphoribosyltransferase, producing the protein MKERLTLALPKGRLLDGALELLRELGVDGVDAESRRLIFNDARRGLRLLFLKPADIPAYVTYGAADLGIVGRDILLEQEPDVYEPLDLGFGFCRLVVAEPRELWERDDPAKWSWVRVATKYPRMAERYFSERGIQVEIVRLDGSIELAPLVGLAERIVDLVQSGETLRVNGLVEVAEIARSTARVIVNRASMKTEHAAVTRLIEEMRARTTKVGR; encoded by the coding sequence ATGAAGGAGCGACTGACGCTCGCGCTGCCCAAGGGCCGGCTGCTGGACGGCGCCCTCGAGCTGCTGCGGGAACTCGGGGTGGACGGGGTGGACGCGGAATCCCGCCGGCTCATCTTCAACGACGCGCGTCGGGGACTGCGGCTGCTGTTCCTCAAGCCGGCGGACATCCCGGCCTACGTGACCTACGGCGCGGCGGACCTCGGGATCGTCGGCCGGGACATCCTGCTCGAGCAGGAGCCGGACGTGTACGAGCCGCTCGACCTGGGGTTCGGCTTCTGCCGGCTGGTGGTCGCCGAGCCGCGGGAGCTCTGGGAACGCGACGATCCCGCCAAGTGGTCGTGGGTGCGGGTGGCCACCAAGTATCCCCGGATGGCCGAGCGCTACTTCTCCGAGCGCGGCATCCAGGTCGAGATCGTGCGCCTCGACGGCTCCATCGAGCTGGCGCCGCTGGTCGGGCTCGCCGAGCGCATCGTCGACCTCGTGCAGTCGGGGGAGACGCTGCGGGTCAACGGACTGGTCGAGGTCGCGGAGATCGCCCGCTCGACGGCGCGGGTCATCGTCAACCGCGCCTCGATGAAGACGGAGCACGCGGCGGTCACGAGGCTGATCGAGGAGATGCGCGCCCGCACGACGAAGGTGGGCCGATGA
- the murA gene encoding UDP-N-acetylglucosamine 1-carboxyvinyltransferase: protein MPARLVIEGGVPLRGSVAVSAAKNAALPALTAALLTAEPLVLTNVPDLQDVKTMIRLLETLGAAVDRAGGRVGARVERVTNEVAPYELVSTMRASVLVLGPLVARHGTARVALPGGCAIGPRPIDQHLKGLTRLGAEITIENGYVVARASRLKGARIATDLVTVTGTENLMMAAALAQGTTVIENAAREPEVVDLGDLLNTMGARIHGAGTVRIEIEGVADLGGATHTIVPDRIEAGTVIVAGAITGGDVTVTGLVPDHVSAVLAKLEECGVALEVGPGQVRVRGPERPRPADVTTSPFPGFPTDMQAQLMTLLGLADGQSRVTETIFENRFMHAAELVRMGASIETEGSTAIIRGVPFYQGALVMASDLRASAALVLAGLAARGRTEISRVYHLDRGYERLEAKLAGLGARIERRA, encoded by the coding sequence ATGCCCGCCAGGCTCGTGATCGAGGGCGGTGTGCCCCTCAGGGGGTCGGTCGCGGTGAGCGCCGCGAAGAATGCCGCCCTGCCCGCGCTCACCGCTGCTCTGCTCACCGCCGAGCCGCTGGTCTTGACGAACGTGCCCGACCTGCAGGACGTGAAGACGATGATCCGGCTGCTGGAGACGCTGGGGGCGGCGGTCGACCGCGCCGGGGGCCGGGTGGGCGCCCGGGTGGAGCGGGTCACGAACGAAGTCGCGCCCTACGAGCTGGTCTCCACGATGCGCGCCTCGGTGCTGGTGCTGGGGCCGCTGGTCGCGCGCCACGGCACGGCGCGGGTCGCGCTGCCGGGTGGATGCGCCATCGGCCCTCGGCCGATCGACCAGCACCTCAAGGGACTGACCCGGCTGGGGGCCGAGATCACGATCGAGAATGGTTACGTGGTGGCGCGGGCCAGCCGCCTCAAGGGGGCGCGCATCGCGACGGATCTGGTCACGGTCACCGGTACCGAGAACCTCATGATGGCCGCCGCCCTCGCCCAGGGGACGACGGTCATCGAGAACGCGGCCCGCGAGCCGGAGGTGGTCGACCTCGGGGATCTCCTCAACACCATGGGCGCCCGCATCCACGGGGCGGGGACGGTGCGGATCGAGATCGAGGGTGTCGCCGACCTGGGCGGCGCCACCCACACGATCGTGCCCGATCGGATCGAGGCGGGCACCGTCATCGTGGCCGGGGCGATCACGGGGGGCGACGTCACCGTCACCGGTCTCGTCCCCGATCACGTCTCAGCGGTGCTGGCGAAGCTCGAGGAGTGCGGGGTGGCGCTCGAGGTCGGACCCGGCCAGGTGCGCGTGCGCGGGCCCGAGCGGCCGCGGCCGGCCGACGTCACCACGAGCCCGTTTCCCGGCTTCCCCACGGACATGCAGGCGCAGCTCATGACCCTGCTGGGCCTGGCCGACGGCCAGTCGCGCGTGACCGAGACGATCTTCGAGAACCGGTTCATGCACGCGGCCGAGCTCGTCCGGATGGGCGCCTCAATCGAGACCGAGGGCTCGACCGCCATCATCCGCGGAGTGCCGTTCTACCAGGGCGCGCTGGTCATGGCCTCGGACCTCCGCGCCTCCGCGGCGCTCGTGCTGGCCGGGCTCGCCGCGCGCGGACGCACCGAGATCTCGCGCGTGTACCACCTCGACCGGGGCTACGAGCGGCTGGAGGCCAAGCTGGCGGGGCTGGGCGCGCGGATCGAGCGGCGCGCATGA